A stretch of DNA from Vicingus serpentipes:
TCTTAATATGGTTGAACAAATGGATAAAGAAGGGTTTGGAAACTGTACAAATACAGGGGCTTGTGAAGTTGAATGTCCAAAAGGAATTTCTTTAGAATTTATTGCAAGAATGAATAGTGAATATTTAGGAGCTTCAGTTAAATCTGAGAACTAATAAGAAAATAATAATAAAATAAAAAAGCCAGACTGTTTGTCTGGCTTTTTTGTTGTTAGGAATACTTTTTTTATTTGACAATTAACTTTTCAGTCTGAACATTATTATCAGCATTGAACTCTATAAAATAAAGACCTGAAGATAATTTATTTGTTTTATCAATTTCTAGATTGTATTTCCCGGCAGAAAAATGAGCGTTATTTACAATCCTAGTTACCTCTTTTCCTAATACATCTTTAATTTTTACATTTAGTTGAGTAACATTATTTTTTATGAAAAAGGATAGAGTTGTTTTGTCTGACATTGGATTAGGAAACACTTTTATACTATTTACGTTATTAATTGCGTTTATACTAGTTGAAATAGCATCCATAAGGTTTATGTCGTCTATATAAAAGTTATTCCCTCCATTGTTCTTAAAACGAAATTTAAAACGAACATTACTTTCGTTTGCAAGTGAACTCAAATCAATTGATGCGCTATCCCAATCGTTTAAATTAGGGATAAAAGGAGAGTTTGTTGCATTTGAAGTAACCATTGATGAGCCAGCTGTTGCAGATTTAATTGCCCAAGTATTACCACAATCTGTAGAGTAATAGATTACTAATTGATCATTTCCTCCAGATAGCTTTTTAGCAAAAGCCCACTTATAAGTTAAAGTTGGCGAGCTAAGTGTTGATAATTTAAATGAAGGGCTTATTGCTTCTGTTATATCTCCAGCACTATTGGAAATATTATTGACCATCATTGAACGAGATCCTGTATAACTTGCTGTAGTGTTATTTTGCCAATCACTTCCACTTTGAGTTTGTATTGTCCAGTCATTATTAAATAAAGAAGTATTTTCAAACCCTTCAGAGAAAGGTAAAATATAATCTGCTGTAATACTGCTTACTGTTATAATGTTATTCTTAATCATAGGATCAGCAAAACCAGCAGCATTTCCTGGAGCATAAATTACACTATAAATACCTTCAGTATTGTAAATAATAGTTGGACTTTCTAAAGTAGAAGTATTTGGAGTTCCTCCAATAAAATCCCATGACCATTGAGTTTGAATTCCATTGTATGTATTAAAATCATTAAAAGATATTGCGTCACCTTCACAAACCCATTCTTTATTATAAGTAAAATCGGCGTCCCATAATTTACAAACCGGATCTTGAATATAAGGGTCTTCGGTTCCTG
This window harbors:
- a CDS encoding M43 family zinc metalloprotease, translating into MKSFFTVLFFLFFFYSFSQKGIPGVDYRQCSASERNNEIIKNNPLKKQLLNDAHEKALKWTQEHYGEVKTGANGKKVISYIIPVVWHVIHNNGPENISRATIEEEILKLNEDFQKLNIDIANVHPAFASIAADSEIEFRLARLDPEGNCTEGITRTKSTLTFAMDESAKFLPGAESWNRNGRFYLNIWMGVVLANGAGGYAYYPGTVGMDQDGIVLRYQQLGNTVTHEVGHWLNLAHLWGSTNDPQVASNCDADDGVTDTPNTIGQTGCLATSNSCGSIDNVQNYMEYNFCDVMFTEGQKQRMHSALNSDNGKRQTMVSLSNLALTGTEDPYIQDPVCKLWDADFTYNKEWVCEGDAISFNDFNTYNGIQTQWSWDFIGGTPNTSTLESPTIIYNTEGIYSVIYAPGNAAGFADPMIKNNIITVSSITADYILPFSEGFENTSLFNNDWTIQTQSGSDWQNNTTASYTGSRSMMVNNISNSAGDITEAISPSFKLSTLSSPTLTYKWAFAKKLSGGNDQLVIYYSTDCGNTWAIKSATAGSSMVTSNATNSPFIPNLNDWDSASIDLSSLANESNVRFKFRFKNNGGNNFYIDDINLMDAISTSINAINNVNSIKVFPNPMSDKTTLSFFIKNNVTQLNVKIKDVLGKEVTRIVNNAHFSAGKYNLEIDKTNKLSSGLYFIEFNADNNVQTEKLIVK